A genome region from Microtus ochrogaster isolate Prairie Vole_2 chromosome 1, MicOch1.0, whole genome shotgun sequence includes the following:
- the Ankub1 gene encoding protein ANKUB1 isoform X2 — MYAGAALRNNWRLSDVGISFCATLKCFVKKEDKPTLYVFNAVTQEMMPMMESVSILDKKVSDLRRLVTLRCGFPVSVYCLRTPEGLEMYDCNTLRDYRTDIGTTLRLDVWDGWKEFLMGCLLGQKPKVQRFLSKEGPVLKYQKRVALYIAAFHGHTELTEWALKQGAQPHEAVGVHPYRAWCHEALHADVSDCPIHAAAEAGQLLILKAFVNCDVLCLECKNAAGRTPLAIAAKRQHEACVLYLLNKMWSTVSFLKLSVPMRIYIKIKQWILRAQSHRGQKSQLGRARISGAKVGDTVVVDGFTKPKMTSKSWHKARDKNWQSTRSQLPFCKQQSSRKPVDSLLISQRDTGKQITLPSLVKTNTSSDPQRPQQESQQNKTAPAGRKEKYIRNAYLPQVPLPPVSRVDYPHRMLHCAPPGANRWLKSFFASFSEHRGRTPRENAIYCLAVASAFKEKRWLQQLEIARVLAKKSISNLTVQGGPKKCENLPETLL, encoded by the exons ATGTACGCCGGAGCTGCCCTAAGAAACAACTGGAGGCTGTCAGATGTTGGGATATCTTTCTGCGCAACTCTCAAATGCTTCGTTAAG AAAGAAGACAAGCCTACCCTGTACGTGTTTAATGCTGTGACCCAGGAGATGATGCCAATGATGGAGAGTGTGTCTATTCTGGATAAAAAGGTGTCCGACCTGAGAAGGCTGGTAACTCTGAGGTGTGGCTTCCCCGTGAGCGTCTACTGTCTGCGGACACCAGAGGGACTGGAGATGTATGATTGCAACACCCTGAGGGACTACCGCACTGATATCG GCACAACACTTCGTTTGGATGTctgggatggatggaaggaaTTTCTCATGGGATGTCTTCTCGGGCAAAAGCCTAAAGTCCAGCGATTCTTATCAAAAGAAGGACCAGTACTCAA GTACCAGAAAAGGGTAGCCCTGTACATCGCTGCCTTTCACGGACACACTGAACTCACTGAATGGGCTCTGAAGCAGGGCGCGCAGCCCCACGAGGCTGTTGGTGTTCACCCTTATCGAGCCTGGTGCCATGAAGCCCTTCACGCGGACGTCTCTGACTGCCCTATTCACGCGGCTGCAGAAGCCGGCCAACTGCTAATTCTGAAGGCCTTTGTCAACTGCGACGTCCTCTGCTTGGAATGTAAAAATGCAGCCGGGCGAACGCCCCTGGCCATTGCAGCGAAACGCCAGCATGAAGCCTGTGTGTTATATTTACTGAATAAAATGTGGTCCACGGTTTCTTTTCTAAAACTTTCAGTTCCGATGaggatttatattaaaataaaacagtggaTTCTCAGAGCTCAGAGTCATAGGGGCCAGAAAAGCCAGCTTGGCAGAGCAAGAATCTCCGGGGCAAAAGTTGGAGACACCGTGGTGGTGGATGGTTTTACTAAGCCAAAAATGACTTCCAAGAGCTGGCACAAGGCTAGAGACAAGAACTGGCAAAGCACTCGGAGTCAACTACCATTTTGCAAGCAACAATCAAGCAGGAAACCCGTAGATTCTTTACTAATTTCACAAAGGGACACCGGAAAACAGATCACACTCCCATCCTTAGTAAAAACAAATACATCCTCAGACCCACAACGTCCTCAACAAGAAAGCCAGCAAAATAAAACTGCCCcagctgggagaaaagaaaagtacaTAAGAAATGCCTATCTCCCCCAGGTCCCGCTTCCCCCAGTCTCCAGAGTGGATTATCCCCACCGAATGCTCCACTGCGCTCCGCCCGGTGCCAACCGCTGGCTAAAATCCTTCTTTGCATCTTTCTCAGAGCACCGTGGGAGGACTCCGAGAGAGAACGCCATCTACTGCTTAGCTGTGGCAAG cGCCTTTAAGGAGAAGCGATGGCTCCAACAATTAGAAATAGCAAGGGTCCTGGCCAAAAAGAGCATTTCAAACCTGACTGTCCAAGGAGGTCCAAAAAAGTGTGAAAACCTTCCAGAAACTTTGCTTTGA
- the Ankub1 gene encoding protein ANKUB1 isoform X1, which translates to MMRIFVAFEGSFEAFDVSAHESVEAIKQMVKDYFHIPLSEDQQGRCYLELMYAGAALRNNWRLSDVGISFCATLKCFVKKEDKPTLYVFNAVTQEMMPMMESVSILDKKVSDLRRLVTLRCGFPVSVYCLRTPEGLEMYDCNTLRDYRTDIGTTLRLDVWDGWKEFLMGCLLGQKPKVQRFLSKEGPVLKYQKRVALYIAAFHGHTELTEWALKQGAQPHEAVGVHPYRAWCHEALHADVSDCPIHAAAEAGQLLILKAFVNCDVLCLECKNAAGRTPLAIAAKRQHEACVLYLLNKMWSTVSFLKLSVPMRIYIKIKQWILRAQSHRGQKSQLGRARISGAKVGDTVVVDGFTKPKMTSKSWHKARDKNWQSTRSQLPFCKQQSSRKPVDSLLISQRDTGKQITLPSLVKTNTSSDPQRPQQESQQNKTAPAGRKEKYIRNAYLPQVPLPPVSRVDYPHRMLHCAPPGANRWLKSFFASFSEHRGRTPRENAIYCLAVASAFKEKRWLQQLEIARVLAKKSISNLTVQGGPKKCENLPETLL; encoded by the exons ATGATGAGGATTTTTGTGGCTTTTGAAGGATCTTTTGAGGCGTTTGATGTTTCTGCACACGAATCTGTGGAAGCCATCAAGCAGATGGTAAAG GATTATTTCCACATTCCTCTTTCTGAAGACCAACAAGGCAGGTGCTATTTAGAGCTGATGTACGCCGGAGCTGCCCTAAGAAACAACTGGAGGCTGTCAGATGTTGGGATATCTTTCTGCGCAACTCTCAAATGCTTCGTTAAG AAAGAAGACAAGCCTACCCTGTACGTGTTTAATGCTGTGACCCAGGAGATGATGCCAATGATGGAGAGTGTGTCTATTCTGGATAAAAAGGTGTCCGACCTGAGAAGGCTGGTAACTCTGAGGTGTGGCTTCCCCGTGAGCGTCTACTGTCTGCGGACACCAGAGGGACTGGAGATGTATGATTGCAACACCCTGAGGGACTACCGCACTGATATCG GCACAACACTTCGTTTGGATGTctgggatggatggaaggaaTTTCTCATGGGATGTCTTCTCGGGCAAAAGCCTAAAGTCCAGCGATTCTTATCAAAAGAAGGACCAGTACTCAA GTACCAGAAAAGGGTAGCCCTGTACATCGCTGCCTTTCACGGACACACTGAACTCACTGAATGGGCTCTGAAGCAGGGCGCGCAGCCCCACGAGGCTGTTGGTGTTCACCCTTATCGAGCCTGGTGCCATGAAGCCCTTCACGCGGACGTCTCTGACTGCCCTATTCACGCGGCTGCAGAAGCCGGCCAACTGCTAATTCTGAAGGCCTTTGTCAACTGCGACGTCCTCTGCTTGGAATGTAAAAATGCAGCCGGGCGAACGCCCCTGGCCATTGCAGCGAAACGCCAGCATGAAGCCTGTGTGTTATATTTACTGAATAAAATGTGGTCCACGGTTTCTTTTCTAAAACTTTCAGTTCCGATGaggatttatattaaaataaaacagtggaTTCTCAGAGCTCAGAGTCATAGGGGCCAGAAAAGCCAGCTTGGCAGAGCAAGAATCTCCGGGGCAAAAGTTGGAGACACCGTGGTGGTGGATGGTTTTACTAAGCCAAAAATGACTTCCAAGAGCTGGCACAAGGCTAGAGACAAGAACTGGCAAAGCACTCGGAGTCAACTACCATTTTGCAAGCAACAATCAAGCAGGAAACCCGTAGATTCTTTACTAATTTCACAAAGGGACACCGGAAAACAGATCACACTCCCATCCTTAGTAAAAACAAATACATCCTCAGACCCACAACGTCCTCAACAAGAAAGCCAGCAAAATAAAACTGCCCcagctgggagaaaagaaaagtacaTAAGAAATGCCTATCTCCCCCAGGTCCCGCTTCCCCCAGTCTCCAGAGTGGATTATCCCCACCGAATGCTCCACTGCGCTCCGCCCGGTGCCAACCGCTGGCTAAAATCCTTCTTTGCATCTTTCTCAGAGCACCGTGGGAGGACTCCGAGAGAGAACGCCATCTACTGCTTAGCTGTGGCAAG cGCCTTTAAGGAGAAGCGATGGCTCCAACAATTAGAAATAGCAAGGGTCCTGGCCAAAAAGAGCATTTCAAACCTGACTGTCCAAGGAGGTCCAAAAAAGTGTGAAAACCTTCCAGAAACTTTGCTTTGA